One genomic region from Arthrobacter sp. YN encodes:
- a CDS encoding YcaO-like family protein, with translation MSIDPVRTLDPSLGLVSESGVYVPNEVGLWRTAGVLAPGRASQAGFASAVGAFDVRKRDSITRGAGEAVERFALAPAPADSEHLLVQTGSVDLRIDFITAGLGRPSALAYEFPWYRATNLLTGKASHIPAPVVDYCPGHMEANPWDRFFDPSPNGAASGPSEAFAQIAGIGEVLERDAFLAAWHRRTPLLSFDVASLPEAVRSTQETRSFLLLLDAARSAGVEPWLAFIPQQGSPLTTAVCVIADEAHFGAVGLKAAAHPVSALRGALQEGLQIRELFQTRSRPQSPAAVTDDDSRADFWTTPAAIDGLLRWVQSFQPAGLPDIQPSPDVETLVRYLAGRDIQTHWVSLTHRLPAAIQDMGWVAGKAICPGTVPLTMDETKGLFLPGHFSTPHPLI, from the coding sequence ATGAGCATCGATCCTGTACGGACTCTCGATCCGTCGCTGGGCCTGGTGTCCGAATCGGGGGTGTACGTTCCCAACGAGGTTGGGCTGTGGCGAACTGCCGGTGTGTTGGCACCTGGGCGGGCATCGCAAGCAGGGTTCGCTTCCGCCGTCGGGGCCTTTGACGTCAGGAAACGCGACTCCATCACCCGGGGTGCGGGAGAAGCTGTGGAACGGTTTGCGCTGGCACCCGCGCCGGCGGATTCCGAGCACCTTCTTGTCCAGACCGGGAGTGTGGACCTGCGGATCGACTTCATCACGGCGGGGCTTGGGCGACCATCAGCGCTCGCCTACGAATTTCCTTGGTACCGGGCCACCAACCTGCTCACCGGAAAGGCCTCGCATATTCCGGCGCCGGTAGTGGACTACTGCCCCGGACACATGGAGGCGAATCCGTGGGACCGCTTCTTCGATCCGTCTCCCAATGGTGCAGCATCGGGTCCATCGGAGGCCTTTGCGCAGATTGCGGGCATCGGGGAAGTGCTGGAACGGGACGCGTTTTTGGCCGCATGGCACCGGCGGACGCCCCTGCTCAGCTTCGATGTGGCGTCTCTGCCCGAGGCTGTGCGGTCCACCCAGGAGACCCGGAGCTTCCTCTTGCTTCTTGACGCGGCGAGGTCTGCCGGCGTCGAACCGTGGTTGGCGTTCATCCCGCAGCAGGGCAGTCCGCTGACGACGGCGGTGTGCGTGATTGCCGACGAGGCCCACTTTGGTGCGGTAGGGCTCAAAGCAGCCGCCCACCCTGTATCCGCGTTGCGCGGGGCACTTCAGGAAGGACTCCAAATCCGGGAGCTGTTCCAAACCCGTTCCCGTCCGCAGTCTCCCGCGGCGGTGACGGATGACGATTCCCGGGCCGACTTCTGGACGACGCCGGCCGCCATTGACGGGTTGCTCCGGTGGGTCCAGTCCTTCCAGCCAGCGGGTCTCCCCGACATCCAACCTTCGCCGGACGTTGAAACCTTGGTGCGATACCTCGCGGGAAGGGACATCCAAACGCACTGGGTAAGCCTCACCCACAGGCTGCCCGCAGCGATCCAGGACATGGGCTGGGTGGCCGGAAAAGCGATCTGCCCCGGCACCGTTCCCCTCACCATGGACGAAACCAAAGGACTGTTCCTGCCCGGCCATTTCTCCACC
- the mpaM gene encoding daptide-type RiPP biosynthesis methyltransferase yields the protein MNTAKDKTADAVLRILGHVDPPEDLYSVSGSRLYDLVTANDLTELPEILTAARKTAGPILELAAGSGRITRPLLTLGRPLTAVDSSREMLALLKTKVETQAFNPRGVVVGMVEADMSSFELDGGFGCVVLGASSITLLDPVGRRALFRKVRGCLAPEGRFLLTVLNADSHHASEDNDGGTTVSPLGKDSFLITTESRDPANGARHVTMIHVNFGEGGTYRSSAYASDIAFVSNSLIEEEITAEGLTILERRPVRIATRTPGLDDIELWVCGV from the coding sequence ATGAACACCGCAAAAGATAAGACCGCCGACGCCGTTCTGCGGATCCTGGGCCATGTGGATCCGCCAGAGGATCTGTACAGCGTTTCAGGTTCCCGCCTCTATGACCTTGTCACCGCCAACGACCTGACGGAACTGCCCGAGATCCTCACCGCGGCGCGCAAAACTGCGGGGCCCATCCTTGAGTTGGCTGCCGGTTCCGGACGGATCACTCGTCCCCTCCTGACGCTGGGACGTCCGCTGACCGCCGTCGACTCTTCCCGGGAAATGCTGGCCCTGCTCAAGACCAAGGTGGAAACGCAGGCCTTCAACCCGCGCGGTGTCGTGGTGGGCATGGTGGAGGCTGACATGTCCAGCTTTGAGCTCGACGGCGGATTCGGTTGCGTGGTTCTCGGCGCCAGTTCCATCACCCTCCTTGACCCGGTGGGCAGGCGTGCGTTGTTCCGCAAGGTCCGCGGCTGCCTGGCGCCGGAGGGCCGTTTCCTTCTCACGGTCCTGAACGCGGACAGCCACCACGCGTCAGAAGACAACGACGGCGGCACAACAGTTTCGCCGTTGGGCAAGGACTCGTTCCTGATCACCACGGAAAGCCGCGACCCAGCCAACGGTGCCCGCCACGTCACCATGATCCACGTCAATTTCGGTGAAGGTGGCACGTACCGGTCTTCGGCGTACGCCAGCGACATCGCGTTCGTCAGCAACAGCCTCATCGAGGAAGAGATCACTGCTGAAGGCTTGACCATCCTGGAACGCAGGCCGGTCCGCATCGCCACACGGACGCCTGGCCTGGATGACATTGAGCTGTGGGTGTGCGGCGTATGA
- a CDS encoding daptide-type RiPP has product MIANSTLQLSIEELENLDTPDDTPWYIRVGDVIIIAGIVVGIAAT; this is encoded by the coding sequence ATGATCGCAAACTCGACGCTCCAGCTGTCCATCGAAGAGCTGGAGAACCTCGACACCCCGGACGATACACCGTGGTACATCCGGGTTGGTGACGTCATCATCATCGCCGGCATCGTCGTCGGAATCGCCGCCACATAG
- a CDS encoding daptide-type RiPP: MQKQLNISIQEIESLDTPDFQNWFIGVSQGVAIGIIAVSIT; this comes from the coding sequence ATGCAAAAACAGCTCAACATTTCCATCCAGGAGATCGAGTCGCTGGACACCCCTGACTTCCAGAACTGGTTCATCGGGGTCTCCCAGGGAGTCGCAATCGGCATCATCGCCGTCAGCATCACGTAG
- a CDS encoding daptide-type RiPP, whose translation MNSTNALKSLDLHIQELEPMDVPDDWDERIKGISAGLALVGIAVAIT comes from the coding sequence ATGAACAGCACCAACGCACTCAAGAGCCTGGACCTCCACATCCAGGAGCTGGAGCCCATGGACGTTCCGGATGACTGGGACGAACGCATCAAGGGCATTTCAGCTGGACTGGCACTGGTAGGCATCGCCGTCGCCATCACCTGA